The Ziziphus jujuba cultivar Dongzao chromosome 12, ASM3175591v1 sequence CCGGgtgttatttgtatttatgcTTGTATGTTTCTTTACTTCTCTTGAGTTGATCAGTATTAAGACAGTTGCTAAAACTTACTAAACCTTTATTCTTTTACACTTTTGATAATGATTGTTGCTTCCTATGTAATGGTTATTCTATCTCATGTAGTTGTGAATGCATAAAATATCTGAGGCTTAAGCGTGAAAgtacaaaaatttgaaattgaaactaAGGTCCAATTAATTGAATTGTACTAATTGTTTCCATTTTCAAACATGTAAGTTATCTTCAATTTCTAACTTATGCAGTTACTCTATTCTTATAATTTATGGTAAACTTACTTTCCGATTTTGCAAACATTCCCACCTAATTAGtcagatttttattttgagGATCATAAATTAATAGCATTATTCCTGAAAATCCagaacaaatttttaatttttgagtgAACAGCGATCTTCTTGTGCCTCTAGTTATGTTTCCAATAAGACTTTGACGCTGAAAATGTGGAAAGCTGAGCTGCAGAACATGTTAAGATCTCTTGAtttgctcatatatatatatatatatatttgtttttctttcatgtgttgcttttatcaaattttttttaacatagatATTCATCAACAAACTTGTGTTTCTCCTGTAACTTTGTTCACTTCTCTCAGGAAACTTTTCATTTGTTTCACATCAATACTTCAATTAATTACCAAGTTTGCATCTCAAATTGTATGGAGCCTTAAAAAATCACTTGATACATACAGCTAACTTTGTGGGATTTAAAGTTGCATCTTAGAGTATCCAATAGATACAAGGTCTGGTGTTCtataaatgtttttttgaagtcctaattttatgtaattaattgtaattcttATATTCCTCGGTTTTGACTTGGATGCATTAGGAAATGAGTAtaattaattgtaattcttATATTCCTCAGTTTTGACTTGGATGCATTAGGAAATGAGTATAGATATTTGTTGCAAATATCTATTAGCTTTTTTCATCCATAATTAGctatttctaatttgattttttttggttggcatATTTATTGTCAGATCAATCAAGGATCTCAATAAAAAGGATCTAGGACTTAAAAATGAGGTAATTGTTAatccttttttactttttggcaTGTCCATTGGTCATCAACTTTCTCTTTCTGTTTATCCTCCCAGCTGGCTGATGGATGAAGatttaagttattattttctcaTAACCTAATTTAGTACTCACTTCGTCTTGTTACCATATTATGATATTGCTTCCATTTTGTTAGTTGGTGTTCTGTCTTTAATCCTGTTTCTCTGATTACCATGTTCCAGCCTGTTTATTGATTTGATTTCCAATGCAGAatgatatatgtttaaatttttaacaatatgCCATCAAGTATTCTTCTCCCATTATATTGGAAAGGGAATTTGCATGGCAAATTGATGAAATTGGATAAGCAAGAATTCTGTAGGAGTCATACAACACTAGGTAATTTTCTGACGCGTAgaaaagtttattattattagtttttgatttcttttatacTTTTGTTGTTTTGTATTAGAAGTGTTCCAATGCCTCGTCGAAATTAGTGGAGGCCACTTCATGTTGTATAAGATTCAATATAGGATTTCAATGAGTGAATCTATTAGGTATCATATAAATAGCTCTGAAACATTGAGGTAAAATTATTGTCTCCATTAAATTAATATCTCCATTGTCTTGGTCCTTTTTTCTCAGTGGTTTCTTTCCGCTTTTACTTCTTTGGTGTCATTTTGTGTTTGGAACTTTAAatgacttcttcttcttcgttgtcttttttttttttttttttttttttgcccctgcTCATTTTGGAATTCTAGAAATCACTGCTGTTTCTCTACCATCTTATTCTGATGCTTAAGCGAATTGCAGCAAGGAGGCAAGAGTGAGGATTTGGAATTTAACGCAGGACCACTCGTTCTTGATGATGAGTGTCAAAAACAACATGGAGGTAATGCTCTTTTATCATGTCACAAACATGGAGGTAATGCTCTTTTATCATGTCACAAATTTGTGCTTTCATTGCTGGTATTGCATGTCAAGTAAAAGTTGTTTTGCCTGggatttcataaatattttgcaaACAGGTGCTCATCAACTGTCATAGGAACAGAAAGCTTCTGGGTTGAGTTAGAGCTTTCGATTGCCACTTCAACATGACGTGtgcatttcatttttgttcgaCATCCTTTTTTATCATGATATTTTTTTCTAGATTCACTGCATGACTTAGGTTTCATCTGTGTAGGTGCCACAAACTGGGAAAGACAAGAAAAAAGCCCGTCCTGTTACCAAAGACAGATTAATCAATAAGATGTTCCCCCGTGGAGATTCTGTAATCATTGTGGTCAGAAATCCTTTTGAGATAGACATAATAGCTGTGAAACCCTTTTTCCTACAACTTA is a genomic window containing:
- the LOC112489253 gene encoding uncharacterized protein LOC112489253 isoform X1, with the protein product MSKEARVRIWNLTQDHSFLMMSVKNNMEVMLFYHVTNMEVPQTGKDKKKARPVTKDRLINKMFPRGDSVIIVVRNPFEIDIIAVKPFFLQLTILPVS
- the LOC112489253 gene encoding uncharacterized protein LOC112489253 isoform X2, whose translation is MSKEARVRIWNLTQDHSFLMMSVKNNMEVPQTGKDKKKARPVTKDRLINKMFPRGDSVIIVVRNPFEIDIIAVKPFFLQLTILPVS